A single genomic interval of Helicoverpa zea isolate HzStark_Cry1AcR chromosome 19, ilHelZeax1.1, whole genome shotgun sequence harbors:
- the LOC124639533 gene encoding malate dehydrogenase, mitochondrial — MFSRVLKPVATVAVQNGAKNFSTSSELKMKVMVAGASGGIGQPLSLLLKQNPLISQLALYDIAPVTPGVAVDLSHMDTPAKVLGYKGPEELACAVADSHVIVVPAGVPRKPGMTRDDLFNVNASIVRDLAECVAKNAPKAIMCIITNPVNSMVPIASEVLKKNGVYDPNRVLGVTTLDVVRACSFIGTINGVDPRCVTIPVIGGHSGVTIIPVLSQANPAPKLTDQAKIEALTKRIQEAGTEVVKAKAGGGSATLSMAWAGARIANAVLRGLKGEENVIECAYVKSDLTEAKYFANPLCFGKNGVAKNLGYGKLNAYEQQLLKAAIPELKKNIETGEKFVSK, encoded by the exons ATGTTCTCCCGTGTGCTGAAACCCGTTGCCACCGTGGCTGTCCAGAATGGCGCCAAAAACTTTTCCACCAGCTCAGAG CTGAAAATGAAAGTGATGGTTGCTGGCGCATCCGGCGGCATCGGCCAGCCCCTGTCTCTGCTGCTGAAGCAGAACCCCTTGATCTCCCAACTGGCCCTGTACGACATCGCTCCGGTGACCCCGGGAGTCGCCGTGGACCTGTCCCACATGGACACGCCCGCCAAGGTGCTGGGCTACAAGGGACCCGAGGAGCTGGCGTGTGCCGTCGCAG ACTCACATGTTATTGTAGTCCCCGCGGGTGTCCCCCGCAAGCCTGGCATGACCAGAGATGACCTGTTCAACGTGAACGCCTCCATTGTGAGGGACCTTGCTGAGTGCGTGGCCAAGAACGCCCCCAAAGCTATTATGTGCATCATCACCAACCCCGTCAACTCTATGGTGCCTATTGCCTCTGAAGTCCTGAAGAAG AACGGAGTATACGACCCCAACCGCGTGCTCGGAGTCACAACCCTGGACGTTGTCCGCGCTTGCTCCTTCATCGGCACCATCAACGGAGTGGACCCTCGCTGCGTCACCATCCCGGTCATCGGAGGCCACTCGGGCGTCACCATCATCCCTGTGCTGTCTCAGGCCAACCCCGCGCCCAAGCTCACCGACCAGGCCAAGATTGAAGCGCTTACTAAGAGGATCCAGGAAGCCGGTACTGAG GTAGTGAAGGCCAAGGCCGGTGGTGGTTCCGCCACTCTGTCCATGGCGTGGGCCGGCGCCAGGATTGCCAACGCTGTCCTTCGGGGATTAAAG GGCGAGGAGAACGTAATAGAATGCGCGTACGTGAAATCCGACTTGACCGAAGCGAAATACTTTGCCAACCCTCTGTGCTTCGGCAAGAACGGTGTCGCCAAGAACCTGGGCTACGGCAAGCTCAATGCGTACGAGCAGCAGCTGCTGAAGGCCGCCATCCCTGAGCTCAAGAAGAACATCGAGACCGGAGAGAAATTCGTCTCGAAGTAA
- the LOC124639535 gene encoding retinol dehydrogenase 14-like, protein MWLVWLVLGMILIKTYNKITNGKCYSDKVMSGKVVIVTGGNSGIGYQTALELARRGAKVILGCRDEERGQNAVQSIIKKTKNRSVRYMHLDLSSFASVRKFVEDFKNSEAKLDILINNAGASGVHRDKTEDGLIRDMQVNHFGPFLLTVLLTPLLKKSAPSRIIIVTSTLHRFGTISDLNSPHSFMRTYCDSKLCNILFSNELARRLEDSDVSVNSLHPGHVNTSFYKATILEKLRTMILYTFFKNPIEGAQTSLFLAISDDCDHITGGYFVDCKEGYMGMKARNEDLAAKLWEMSEQMVGLKPEEQI, encoded by the coding sequence ATGTGGTTGGTGTGGCTAGTTTTGGGTATGATcctaataaaaacatacaacaaaataacaaatgggAAATGTTATTCGGACAAAGTGATGAGCGGGAAGGTGGTAATCGTGACCGGTGGGAACAGTGGTATTGGGTACCAGACCGCGTTGGAACTCGCCAGGAGAGGCGCCAAAGTGATCTTAGGCTGTCGTGACGAGGAACGGGGACAGAATGCAGTACAATCCATTATCAAGAAGACGAAAAATAGAAGCGTAAGATATATGCATCTGGATCTAAGCTCGTTCGCCTCAGTGAGGAAGTTTGTCGAGGATTTCAAAAATTCCGAAGCTAAATTGGATATTTTGATCAACAACGCCGGCGCAAGTGGCGTGCACAGAGATAAGACTGAAGACGGCTTGATCCGGGACATGCAGGTCAATCATTTTGGACCGTTTCTGCTGACTGTTCTACTAACGCCTTTGCTGAAGAAGTCTGCGCCAAGTAGGATTATTATTGTGACGTCTACGCTGCATAGGTTTGGCACCATCAGTGATTTAAACAGCCCACATTCGTTCATGAGGACATATTGCGACAGTAAACTGTGCAATATACTGTTCAGTAACGAGTTGGCGCGAAGGTTAGAAGACAGTGACGTTTCTGTCAACAGCCTGCACCCAGGACATGTCAACACGAGCTTTTACAAAGCGACAATATTAGAGAAGTTACGTACTATGATACTGTATACGTTCTTCAAGAATCCTATAGAAGGTGCTCAGACGAGTTTGTTTTTGGCGATTTCTGATGACTGTGATCATATTACCGGGGGGTACTTTGTGGACTGCAAGGAAGGATATATGGGGATGAAGGCGAGGAATGAGGACTTAGCTGCGAAGTTATGGGAAATGTCTGAACAGATGGTAGGTTTAAAACCAGAGGAGCAAATTTAG
- the LOC124639524 gene encoding odorant receptor 4-like isoform X1, which produces MTSILRKYGFKRKSKQRFNEKVYTKKDYDESYAPTKKVLGWVAIRMTHSISENATKWWDRFYWFEMFNLFLTGPSEMVSMVSTAYEAKTFLDSIKVFRMMPCFGCVVLSMFKSINMVIHRPVFENLTNELRAMWPQGEVSEEEHEIISGALKQLNIIVKGYYWCNNALLISFLSPPYFLTLARYFGHDSPMGLHFLYWLPFDPYQPVYYEITLVIQTWHACVVIYFNVAWDMLFCLFLCHITTQFDLLARRVRRLFYVTVDQQLVRSYPMALVSEEMLRVEGERVRSQGDNYWQTRHHAEITQIVLRHHALIRLTGDVEQMFSLALLINFMNSSIIICFCGFCCVLIEEWNEVAYKSFLVTALTQTWLLCWYGQKLIDSSKRLADALYDCGWYNASKKARSAVLIMLHRAQKGIYVTTHGFSVISLASYSTIIKTAWSYFTLLLNFFKDKSANL; this is translated from the exons ATGACGTCGATTTTAAGGAAATATGgctttaaaagaaaatcaaagCAGAGATTTAATGAGAAA GTGTACACTAAGAAGGATTACGACGAGTCGTACGCGCCGACCAAGAAGGTGCTGGGATGGGTGGCCATCCGCATGACGCATAGCATCTCCGAGAATGCCAC CAAATGGTGGGACAGATTCTACTGGTTCGAGATGTTCAACCTGTTCCTGACGGGCCCGTCGGAGATGGTGAGCATGGTGAGCACGGCGTATGAAGCCAAGACCTTCCTTGACTCCATCAAGGTGTTCCGCATGATGCCCTGCTTTGGATGCGTTGTGCTGT CAATGTTCAAGTCCATTAACATGGTGATCCACCGGCCGGTGTTCGAGAACCTGACAAACGAGCTGCGAGCCATGTGGCCCCAGGGGGAAGTGTCTGAAGAGGAGCATGAAATTATCAGCGGCGCGTTAAAGCAGCTCAATATTATTGTCAAag GCTACTACTGGTGCAACAACGCTCTGCTGATCAGTTTCTTATCTCCGCCTTACTTCCTGACGCTCGCGCGTTACTTCGGCCACGATTCGCCCATGGGCCTGCACTTTCTGTACTGGCTGCCCTTCGACCCCTACCAACCTGTTTACTACGAGATCACGCTCGTTATACAGACCTGGCATG CATGCGTGGTGATTTACTTCAACGTGGCATGGGACATGTTGTTCTGCCTGTTCCTGTGCCACATCACCACGCAGTTCGACCTGCTAGCGAGGCGCGTGAGGCGCCTGTTCTACGTCACCGTCGACCAGCAGCTTGTCCGGTCATATCCTATGG CTTTGGTAAGCGAGGAGATGCTGCGAGTGGAGGGTGAGCGCGTGCGCTCGCAGGGCGACAACTACTGGCAGACGCGACACCACGCCGAGATCACGCAGATCGTGCTCAGACATCATGCGCTCATCAG GTTGACAGGCGACGTGGAGCAAATGTTCAGTCTCGCACTCCTCATCAACTTTATGAACAGttccatcatcatctgcttCTGTGGGTTTTGCTGTGTT TTAATCGAAGAGTGGAACGAGGTGGCTTACAAGTCATTCCTAGTGACTGCGCTTACGCAGACCTGGCTGCTGTGCTGGTACGGACAGAAACTCATCGATTCT aGCAAGCGGCTGGCAGATGCGCTGTACGACTGCGGCTGGTACAACGCCTCCAAGAAAGCCAGGAGTGCCGTGCTCATCATGCTGCACAG ggcTCAAAAGGGGATTTATGTAACAACTCATGGGTTTTCTGTGATTTCATTGGCTAGTTACAGCAcg aTTATCAAGACAGCGTGGTCTTACTTCACATTGCTTCTGAATTTCTTCAAAGATAAAAGTGCTAATTTGTAG
- the LOC124639515 gene encoding vacuolar protein sorting-associated protein 45, with product MNVIQAVKLYITKMTEESGPGMKVILMDKETTSIVSMVFSQSEILQKEVYLFERIDSHSKWDNMKHMKCIVFVRPTSENISLLSRELRYPKYGVYFIYFSNVISKADIKTLAECDEQETVREVQEVFADYLAVDRHLFSFNIVGCLHGRSWNQHHLQRCAQGLLALLLSVKRRAVVRYEAASEPCARLAERVRDLLRREAVLIDNNIPFNGEIPTPQLLIVDRRDDPVTPLLNQWTYQAMVHELLSINNNRVSLAHVPDVHKDFKEVVLASEQDEFYAKNLYSNFGEIGQTMKSLMDEFQKKAKSHQKVESIADMKNFVETYPLFKKMSGTVTKHVTVVGELSSCVTRHHLLEVSELEQEISCQSDHVKHLQRLKNLLSNEAVRHHDAAKLVALYALRYEKHASNALPSLIEALKSRGAPEHLVKGVVNLLEYGGAHARQSDLFGLQDAVKITKRLFKGLNGVENIYTQHTPLLKDTLEDLIKGKLRENLYPTLGGDDGAYGRRPQDIFVFIVGGATYEEAQCVHQINQTYPGVRIVLGGTTIHNSTSFFEEVKSAMQGVHRTHTRHIRNV from the exons atgaacgTTATACAAGCGGTGAAATTGTATATAACCAAGATGACGGAAGAGAGCGGGCCGGGAATGAAAGTAATCCTCATGGACAAGGAGACA accaGCATTGTCAGTATGGTGTTCAGCCAGTCAGAGATATTACAAAAAGAGGTTTACCTTTTTGAGAGGATTGACAGCCATTCAAAGTGGGACAACATGAAGCACATGAAATGTATAGTGTTTGTACGACCGACCTCTGAAAACATTTCACTGCTATCTCGGGAACTTAGATATCCAAAATATggagtatattttattt ATTTCAGTAATGTAATATCCAAGGCTGATATCAAGACATTGGCGGAGTGTGATGAGCAGGAGACAGTGAGAGAGGTTCAGGAGGTGTTTGCTGACTACCTCGCTGTGGACAGACACCTGTTCTCATTCAATATTGTTGGATGTTTGCATG GTCGGTCATGGAACCAGCATCACCTGCAGCGTTGTGCTCAAGGCCTGCTTGCTCTACTCCTCTCCGTGAAGCGTCGCGCCGTGGTCCGCTACGAGGCGGCCTCGGAGCCCTGCGCGCGCCTCGCCGAGAGAGTGCGAGACTTACTGCGCAGGGAGGCAGTGCTCATAGATAACAATATACCCTTCAATGGAGAGATACCCACGCCACAGTTGCTGATTGTGGATAGGAGAGATGATCCCGTTACACCGTTGTTGAATCAA TGGACATACCAGGCGATGGTGCACGAGCTGCTGAGCATCAACAACAACCGCGTGAGTCTGGCGCACGTGCCCGACGTGCACAAGGACTTCAAGGAGGTGGTGCTGGCCTCGGAGCAGGACGAGTTCTATGCCAAG AATCTGTACTCGAACTTCGGCGAGATCGGTCAGACGATGAAGTCGCTGATGGACGAGTTCCAGAAGAAAGCCAAGAGTCATCAGAAGGTCGAGAGCATCGCAGACATGAAGAACTTTGTGGAAACCTACCCACTGTTCAAG AAAATGTCAGGCACAGTAACGAAGCACGTGACGGTGGTTGGCGAGCTGTCGTCCTGCGTGACGCGTCACCATCTGCTGGAAGTGTCCGAGCTCGAGCAGGAGATCTCCTGCCAGAGCGATCATGTTAAACATCTGCAG CGTCTGAAAAACCTGCTATCAAACGAGGCAGTGCGTCACCACGACGCAGCTAAACTAGTAGCTCTCTACGCCTTACGCTACGAGAAGCACGCCAGCAATGCCTTGCCCTCCCTCATTGAAGCCCTGAAGAGTCGAGGCGCTCCGGAACACCTGGTCAAGGGTGTCGTCAATCTCCTGGAGTATGGAGGAGCTCATGCTAGACAGAGCGATCTGTTCGGCTTGCAGGATGCTGTGAAGATTACTAAGAGGCTGTTCAAG GGTCTCAATGGAGTAGAAAACATATACACCCAACACACACCCCTACTAAAAGATACACTCGAAGATTTAATCAAAGGCAAGCTTCGAGAGAACCTCTACCCGACTTTGGGAGGTGACGACGGCGCTTACGGACGTCGCCCACAAGACATATTCGTGTTCATAGTGGGGGGCGCCACTTACGAGGAGGCCCAGTGCGTACATCAGATCAACCAGACGTATCCAGGAGTCAGGATAGTGCTTGGAGGAACGACTATCCACAATTCTACGTCTTTCTTCGAAGAAGTGAAGTCGGCTATGCAAGGGGTGCATAGAACGCATACTAGGCATATTAGAAATGTTTGA
- the LOC124639524 gene encoding odorant receptor 4-like isoform X2, giving the protein MTHSISENATKWWDRFYWFEMFNLFLTGPSEMVSMVSTAYEAKTFLDSIKVFRMMPCFGCVVLSMFKSINMVIHRPVFENLTNELRAMWPQGEVSEEEHEIISGALKQLNIIVKGYYWCNNALLISFLSPPYFLTLARYFGHDSPMGLHFLYWLPFDPYQPVYYEITLVIQTWHACVVIYFNVAWDMLFCLFLCHITTQFDLLARRVRRLFYVTVDQQLVRSYPMALVSEEMLRVEGERVRSQGDNYWQTRHHAEITQIVLRHHALIRLTGDVEQMFSLALLINFMNSSIIICFCGFCCVLIEEWNEVAYKSFLVTALTQTWLLCWYGQKLIDSSKRLADALYDCGWYNASKKARSAVLIMLHRAQKGIYVTTHGFSVISLASYSTIIKTAWSYFTLLLNFFKDKSANL; this is encoded by the exons ATGACGCATAGCATCTCCGAGAATGCCAC CAAATGGTGGGACAGATTCTACTGGTTCGAGATGTTCAACCTGTTCCTGACGGGCCCGTCGGAGATGGTGAGCATGGTGAGCACGGCGTATGAAGCCAAGACCTTCCTTGACTCCATCAAGGTGTTCCGCATGATGCCCTGCTTTGGATGCGTTGTGCTGT CAATGTTCAAGTCCATTAACATGGTGATCCACCGGCCGGTGTTCGAGAACCTGACAAACGAGCTGCGAGCCATGTGGCCCCAGGGGGAAGTGTCTGAAGAGGAGCATGAAATTATCAGCGGCGCGTTAAAGCAGCTCAATATTATTGTCAAag GCTACTACTGGTGCAACAACGCTCTGCTGATCAGTTTCTTATCTCCGCCTTACTTCCTGACGCTCGCGCGTTACTTCGGCCACGATTCGCCCATGGGCCTGCACTTTCTGTACTGGCTGCCCTTCGACCCCTACCAACCTGTTTACTACGAGATCACGCTCGTTATACAGACCTGGCATG CATGCGTGGTGATTTACTTCAACGTGGCATGGGACATGTTGTTCTGCCTGTTCCTGTGCCACATCACCACGCAGTTCGACCTGCTAGCGAGGCGCGTGAGGCGCCTGTTCTACGTCACCGTCGACCAGCAGCTTGTCCGGTCATATCCTATGG CTTTGGTAAGCGAGGAGATGCTGCGAGTGGAGGGTGAGCGCGTGCGCTCGCAGGGCGACAACTACTGGCAGACGCGACACCACGCCGAGATCACGCAGATCGTGCTCAGACATCATGCGCTCATCAG GTTGACAGGCGACGTGGAGCAAATGTTCAGTCTCGCACTCCTCATCAACTTTATGAACAGttccatcatcatctgcttCTGTGGGTTTTGCTGTGTT TTAATCGAAGAGTGGAACGAGGTGGCTTACAAGTCATTCCTAGTGACTGCGCTTACGCAGACCTGGCTGCTGTGCTGGTACGGACAGAAACTCATCGATTCT aGCAAGCGGCTGGCAGATGCGCTGTACGACTGCGGCTGGTACAACGCCTCCAAGAAAGCCAGGAGTGCCGTGCTCATCATGCTGCACAG ggcTCAAAAGGGGATTTATGTAACAACTCATGGGTTTTCTGTGATTTCATTGGCTAGTTACAGCAcg aTTATCAAGACAGCGTGGTCTTACTTCACATTGCTTCTGAATTTCTTCAAAGATAAAAGTGCTAATTTGTAG